The proteins below come from a single Microtus pennsylvanicus isolate mMicPen1 unplaced genomic scaffold, mMicPen1.hap1 Scaffold_351, whole genome shotgun sequence genomic window:
- the LOC142842259 gene encoding endonuclease V-like isoform X1: protein MVRLKAPYVSGFLAFREVPFLVELVQRLQEKKPDFMPQVLLVDGNGVLHQRGFGVACHLGVLTDLPCIGVAKKLLQVDGLENNSLHKEKALKSHDHSTKPLYVSVGHRISLEVAVRLTHHCCRFRIPEPIRQADIRSREYIRRTLGHPGSQAQRQERSQKEQGPKACPKGSPGSPADQGRPPKDCDRGPSTDPKDPQPGFQEQPKAQQSEGTGHHEDSDLWPPPAWL, encoded by the exons ATGGTTCGCCTGAAGGCCCCCTATGTGTCAGGCTTCCTGGCTTTCCGAGAGGTACCCTTCCTGGTGGAGTTGGTACAGCGGCTGCAGGAGAAGAAGCCAGACTTCATGCCCCAG GTCCTTCTTGTGGATGGAAACGGGGTACTTCACCAACGAG GCTTTGGAGTGGCCTGCCACCTTGGTGTCCTTACAGATCTGCCCTGCATTGGGGTAGCAAAGAAGCTCCTGCAGGTGGATGGGCTAGAGAACAATTCCCTGCACAAGGAGAAG GCGCTGAAGAGCCATGACCACAGCACCAAGCCCCTCTATGTCTCTGTGGGCCACAGAATAAGCCTGGAGGTCGCTGTGCGTCTGACCCACCACTGCTGTAGGTTCCGGATCCCAGAGCCCATACGCCAG GCTGACATCCGCTCCCGAGAGTACATCCGAAGGACTCTAGGACACCCTGGGTCTCAAGCACAAAGGCAGGAGAG GAGCCAGAAGGAGCAGGGGCCAAAGGCATGCCCCAAAGGtagcccaggatcacctgccgACCAAGGCAGGCCCCCCAAGGACTGTGACAGAGGCCCCAGCACGGACCCCAAAGATCCCCAGCCAGGCTTCCAGGAGCAGCCAAAAGCTCAGCAGTCAGAAGGAACTGGGCATCATGAAGACTcagacctctggcctcctccagcctgGTTATAG
- the LOC142842259 gene encoding endonuclease V-like isoform X3, with the protein MCQASWLSERYPSWWSWYSGCRRRSQTSCPRSFLWMETGYFTNEIVLLQAGGDTFPLMGNSGTVLGMALKSHDHSTKPLYVSVGHRISLEVAVRLTHHCCRFRIPEPIRQADIRSREYIRRTLGHPGSQAQRQERSQKEQGPKACPKGSPGSPADQGRPPKDCDRGPSTDPKDPQPGFQEQPKAQQSEGTGHHEDSDLWPPPAWL; encoded by the exons ATGTGTCAGGCTTCCTGGCTTTCCGAGAGGTACCCTTCCTGGTGGAGTTGGTACAGCGGCTGCAGGAGAAGAAGCCAGACTTCATGCCCCAG GTCCTTCTTGTGGATGGAAACGGGGTACTTCACCAACGAG attGTACTCCTTCAGGCTGGGGGAGACACGTTTCCTCTGATGGGCAACTCTGGTACTGTCCTGGGAATG GCGCTGAAGAGCCATGACCACAGCACCAAGCCCCTCTATGTCTCTGTGGGCCACAGAATAAGCCTGGAGGTCGCTGTGCGTCTGACCCACCACTGCTGTAGGTTCCGGATCCCAGAGCCCATACGCCAG GCTGACATCCGCTCCCGAGAGTACATCCGAAGGACTCTAGGACACCCTGGGTCTCAAGCACAAAGGCAGGAGAG GAGCCAGAAGGAGCAGGGGCCAAAGGCATGCCCCAAAGGtagcccaggatcacctgccgACCAAGGCAGGCCCCCCAAGGACTGTGACAGAGGCCCCAGCACGGACCCCAAAGATCCCCAGCCAGGCTTCCAGGAGCAGCCAAAAGCTCAGCAGTCAGAAGGAACTGGGCATCATGAAGACTcagacctctggcctcctccagcctgGTTATAG
- the LOC142842259 gene encoding endonuclease V-like isoform X4: protein MVRLKAPYVSGFLAFREVPFLVELVQRLQEKKPDFMPQVLLVDGNGVLHQRGFGVACHLGVLTDLPCIGVAKKLLQVDGLENNSLHKEKIVLLQAGGDTFPLMGNSGTVLGMALKSHDHSTKPLYVSVGHRISLEVAVRLTHHCCRFRIPEPIRQADIRSREYIRRTLGHPGSQAQRQERSQKEQGPKACPKGSPGSPADQGRPPKDCDRGPSTDPKDPQPGFQEQPKAQQSEGTGHHEDSDLWPPPAWL, encoded by the exons ATGGTTCGCCTGAAGGCCCCCTATGTGTCAGGCTTCCTGGCTTTCCGAGAGGTACCCTTCCTGGTGGAGTTGGTACAGCGGCTGCAGGAGAAGAAGCCAGACTTCATGCCCCAG GTCCTTCTTGTGGATGGAAACGGGGTACTTCACCAACGAG GCTTTGGAGTGGCCTGCCACCTTGGTGTCCTTACAGATCTGCCCTGCATTGGGGTAGCAAAGAAGCTCCTGCAGGTGGATGGGCTAGAGAACAATTCCCTGCACAAGGAGAAG attGTACTCCTTCAGGCTGGGGGAGACACGTTTCCTCTGATGGGCAACTCTGGTACTGTCCTGGGAATG GCGCTGAAGAGCCATGACCACAGCACCAAGCCCCTCTATGTCTCTGTGGGCCACAGAATAAGCCTGGAGGTCGCTGTGCGTCTGACCCACCACTGCTGTAGGTTCCGGATCCCAGAGCCCATACGCCAG GCTGACATCCGCTCCCGAGAGTACATCCGAAGGACTCTAGGACACCCTGGGTCTCAAGCACAAAGGCAGGAGAG GAGCCAGAAGGAGCAGGGGCCAAAGGCATGCCCCAAAGGtagcccaggatcacctgccgACCAAGGCAGGCCCCCCAAGGACTGTGACAGAGGCCCCAGCACGGACCCCAAAGATCCCCAGCCAGGCTTCCAGGAGCAGCCAAAAGCTCAGCAGTCAGAAGGAACTGGGCATCATGAAGACTcagacctctggcctcctccagcctgGTTATAG
- the LOC142842259 gene encoding endonuclease V-like isoform X2, whose protein sequence is MVRLKAPYVSGFLAFREVPFLVELVQRLQEKKPDFMPQVLLVDGNGVLHQRGFGVACHLGVLTDLPCIGVAKKLLQVDGLENNSLHKEKIVLLQAGGDTFPLMGNSGTVLGMADIRSREYIRRTLGHPGSQAQRQERSQKEQGPKACPKGSPGSPADQGRPPKDCDRGPSTDPKDPQPGFQEQPKAQQSEGTGHHEDSDLWPPPAWL, encoded by the exons ATGGTTCGCCTGAAGGCCCCCTATGTGTCAGGCTTCCTGGCTTTCCGAGAGGTACCCTTCCTGGTGGAGTTGGTACAGCGGCTGCAGGAGAAGAAGCCAGACTTCATGCCCCAG GTCCTTCTTGTGGATGGAAACGGGGTACTTCACCAACGAG GCTTTGGAGTGGCCTGCCACCTTGGTGTCCTTACAGATCTGCCCTGCATTGGGGTAGCAAAGAAGCTCCTGCAGGTGGATGGGCTAGAGAACAATTCCCTGCACAAGGAGAAG attGTACTCCTTCAGGCTGGGGGAGACACGTTTCCTCTGATGGGCAACTCTGGTACTGTCCTGGGAATG GCTGACATCCGCTCCCGAGAGTACATCCGAAGGACTCTAGGACACCCTGGGTCTCAAGCACAAAGGCAGGAGAG GAGCCAGAAGGAGCAGGGGCCAAAGGCATGCCCCAAAGGtagcccaggatcacctgccgACCAAGGCAGGCCCCCCAAGGACTGTGACAGAGGCCCCAGCACGGACCCCAAAGATCCCCAGCCAGGCTTCCAGGAGCAGCCAAAAGCTCAGCAGTCAGAAGGAACTGGGCATCATGAAGACTcagacctctggcctcctccagcctgGTTATAG